From Halalkalicoccus sp. CG83, one genomic window encodes:
- the purH gene encoding bifunctional phosphoribosylaminoimidazolecarboxamide formyltransferase/IMP cyclohydrolase, with the protein MTRIAGMASNRGRNLMHLADGAPGGAELAVVLSNQADAPVLEKAADRGIDTEVVEREESEERASHERRILDALAEYDVDLVCLDGYMRVLTGEFLDDAPLTLNVHPSLLPSFPGMDAHEQVLEAGVRISGCTVHIVTREVDAGPVVTQESVPVYEGDDEESLKERVLYEAEFRAYPRAVRWFAEDRLDVRDGEVRVEGDEGGRFPARRTVSEDRSTELRYGENPHQEAALYADETEEEATVVHAEQLNEGAKALSYNNYNDADAALGLVKEFDEPAAAVIKHTNPAGCATADAVSEAYDRALSTDPMSAFGGIVALNRACDEETAEAITESFKEVVVAPDYREEALSVLREKENLRVLDVGPFGEPGPRLREKQLAGGRLVQERDDQRLSREDLEVVTEREPSEEEFASLLFAWHTIKHVKSNAILFAKGTETVGVGMGQVSRVDAVRLAAMKAEEHAEGKDSEGAVMASDAFFPFPDGIEEASEAGIEAVIQPGGSVNDDDVIEAANEHDMAMVFTGSRAFRHD; encoded by the coding sequence ATGACACGAATCGCGGGGATGGCGAGCAATCGCGGCCGCAACCTGATGCACCTCGCCGACGGCGCACCCGGCGGTGCCGAGCTCGCGGTGGTTCTCTCGAACCAGGCCGATGCGCCCGTTCTCGAGAAGGCCGCCGACCGGGGGATCGACACGGAGGTCGTCGAGCGCGAGGAGAGCGAGGAACGAGCGTCCCACGAACGTCGAATCCTCGACGCGCTCGCCGAGTACGACGTCGACCTGGTCTGTCTCGACGGCTACATGCGCGTGCTCACCGGCGAGTTCCTCGACGACGCGCCGCTCACGCTCAACGTCCATCCCTCCCTCTTGCCGTCGTTCCCGGGGATGGACGCCCACGAACAGGTGCTCGAGGCGGGCGTTCGCATCTCGGGCTGCACAGTACATATCGTCACGAGAGAGGTCGACGCCGGGCCCGTCGTTACCCAGGAGTCGGTACCGGTCTACGAGGGCGACGACGAGGAGAGCCTGAAGGAGCGCGTGCTCTACGAGGCGGAGTTCCGCGCCTATCCGCGCGCGGTTCGATGGTTCGCGGAGGACCGCCTCGACGTGCGCGACGGCGAGGTCCGCGTCGAGGGCGACGAGGGCGGGCGATTTCCCGCCCGTCGGACCGTCTCGGAGGACCGCTCGACCGAACTCCGGTACGGCGAGAACCCCCACCAGGAGGCCGCGCTCTACGCCGACGAGACCGAGGAGGAGGCCACCGTCGTTCACGCCGAACAGCTCAACGAGGGCGCGAAGGCGCTCTCCTACAACAACTACAACGACGCCGACGCCGCGCTCGGGCTCGTCAAGGAGTTCGACGAACCCGCCGCCGCCGTCATCAAGCACACCAACCCCGCGGGCTGTGCGACGGCCGACGCCGTAAGCGAGGCTTACGACCGCGCGCTCTCGACCGACCCGATGAGCGCCTTCGGGGGGATCGTCGCGCTCAACCGGGCGTGCGACGAAGAGACGGCGGAGGCGATCACCGAGTCGTTCAAGGAGGTCGTCGTCGCGCCCGATTATCGTGAAGAAGCGCTGTCGGTCCTCCGGGAGAAGGAGAACCTCCGCGTCTTGGACGTGGGCCCGTTCGGCGAGCCCGGTCCCCGGCTGCGCGAGAAACAGCTCGCGGGCGGGCGGCTCGTCCAGGAGCGCGACGACCAGCGTCTCTCCCGCGAGGACTTGGAGGTCGTCACCGAGCGCGAGCCGAGCGAGGAGGAGTTCGCCTCCCTCCTGTTCGCCTGGCACACCATCAAACACGTCAAGTCGAACGCGATCCTCTTCGCGAAGGGAACCGAGACGGTGGGCGTCGGCATGGGCCAGGTCAGCCGCGTCGACGCCGTCCGGCTGGCAGCGATGAAGGCCGAGGAGCACGCCGAGGGCAAGGACAGCGAGGGCGCCGTGATGGCCTCGGACGCCTTCTTCCCGTTCCCGGACGGAATCGAGGAAGCCAGCGAGGCGGGCATCGAGGCCGTGATCCAGCCCGGCGGCTCGGTCAACGACGACGACGTGATCGAGGCCGCGAACGAACACGACATGGCAATGGTCTTCACCGGCTCGCGGGCGTTCCGCCACGACTGA
- a CDS encoding pyridoxamine 5'-phosphate oxidase family protein, with protein MTDEDDRRRSRPETEDSYGIPEDDEGLLPWEFVAEGMRGDRNYWVSTTLPDGRPHARPVWGVWLDDTFHCGGGEHTRWARNLAAGSEIVVHRESGDDVVIIEGTAGKLAEGSADPELVERLDSAYEEKYGVRHGTPFWAVHPRKVLAWSDYPADATRWTFEP; from the coding sequence ATGACCGACGAGGACGACAGACGCCGAAGCAGGCCGGAGACCGAGGACAGCTACGGAATACCCGAGGACGACGAGGGATTGCTTCCCTGGGAGTTCGTCGCCGAGGGGATGCGGGGCGATCGCAACTACTGGGTGTCGACGACGCTCCCCGACGGTCGCCCGCACGCGCGGCCCGTCTGGGGCGTCTGGCTCGACGACACGTTCCACTGCGGCGGCGGCGAGCACACACGGTGGGCGCGAAACCTCGCGGCCGGTTCGGAGATCGTCGTCCACCGAGAGAGCGGCGACGACGTCGTGATCATCGAGGGAACGGCCGGGAAACTCGCCGAGGGGAGCGCCGATCCCGAACTCGTCGAGCGCCTCGACTCAGCGTACGAGGAGAAGTACGGCGTCCGTCACGGGACGCCCTTCTGGGCGGTCCACCCGAGAAAGGTCCTCGCGTGGAGCGACTATCCGGCGGACGCGACGCGCTGGACGTTCGAGCCGTAG
- a CDS encoding gamma carbonic anhydrase family protein, which yields MIRSFDGVVPEIADSAYVDESAVVIGDVTIESEASVWPGAVLRGDHGAITVGEGANVQDNATLHEGVEIGPYTTVGHNAIVHAAITRVRSLVGMGAIVLDDVTVGEESIVGANSLVTEGTEVPERTLVAGTPAEVVKELDDARWAAAADRYVENARAHAERSEVIERGTIRPGERLE from the coding sequence ATGATCAGGTCCTTCGACGGCGTCGTCCCGGAGATCGCCGACTCGGCCTACGTCGACGAGAGCGCGGTCGTCATCGGCGACGTGACGATCGAGAGCGAGGCGAGCGTCTGGCCGGGCGCGGTCCTCCGTGGCGACCACGGAGCCATCACCGTAGGCGAGGGTGCGAACGTCCAGGACAACGCCACCCTCCACGAAGGGGTCGAGATCGGCCCCTACACCACCGTCGGCCACAACGCGATCGTCCACGCCGCGATCACCCGGGTGAGAAGCCTGGTCGGGATGGGTGCGATCGTGCTGGACGACGTGACGGTCGGCGAGGAGAGCATCGTCGGGGCCAACAGCCTCGTGACCGAGGGAACCGAGGTGCCCGAACGGACGCTGGTCGCCGGCACGCCCGCGGAGGTCGTGAAGGAACTCGACGACGCCCGGTGGGCGGCCGCCGCCGATCGCTACGTCGAGAACGCCCGCGCACACGCCGAGCGCTCCGAGGTGATCGAGCGGGGGACGATCCGACCTGGCGAGCGGCTGGAGTGA
- the folP gene encoding dihydropteroate synthase produces MEFHDAANFLFDLRRFRPKPGTESTADLLADLDDPHEGVDYVQVAGSNGKGSTARMTESVLRRAGLTVGLYTSPHLDDVRERIRVDGRPITEAALVEFVERVRPHVVERAAEGEAPTFFETMTAMALWEFGRRDVDVAVLEVGIGGRYDATSVVDPVASAVTSVTLEHTGILGDSIEEIARDKAHVAPAGAPLVTAATGNALAAVEEQVGDTLVVGEDGENDVQVRYQGRTDGTEAAVSLDGPDWSVETRLALLGEYQARNAGVAAALARQVTSVSEAELARGLRNAHWPGRFEVMGSEPLVVLDGAHNPGACEEVATTLSEFEYDDLHLVIGAMHEKDHRGMAEALPHPDRVVATQPDLDRAEDRAVLATVYERRADDVTTRASVAGALERALAEAGPADCVLVTGSLFTVAEARERWTRTVVPKRVRDLSDAREVLEGSHVTGPGVWRMRGKAVHRVVRTRVQRRQAQYLKEELLSLGGECATAGLNEQDEERIDVVLMGTLAQFKRLIEKLEEQPYGLPVVASELRGRLGIGVETSSRGYPWEDHTAVMGILNVTPDSFHDGGRYEALEDAVARAERMVEDGVDVIDVGGESTRPGAEPVPTDEEIDRVVPVIERIAGLDAMVSIDTRKASVARAALEAGADVINDVSGLEDPGMRFVAAEHDVPLVVMHSLDAPVDPGREVEYDDVVEDVIRDLEERVLLAEKAGLDREQIVVDPGLGFGKTRTESFELLGRADELQALGCPVLIGHSHKSMFERVERDAGNRTAATVAGTTIATERGADVVRVHDVAENVAAVRAAEIADDG; encoded by the coding sequence ATGGAGTTTCACGACGCCGCGAACTTTCTCTTCGATCTGCGGCGCTTCCGGCCGAAACCCGGCACGGAGTCGACGGCGGACCTCCTCGCGGATCTAGACGACCCACACGAGGGCGTCGATTACGTCCAAGTCGCCGGCTCCAACGGCAAGGGGAGCACGGCGCGGATGACCGAGTCGGTCCTCCGGCGGGCCGGACTCACGGTCGGGCTCTACACCTCACCCCACCTCGACGACGTCCGCGAGCGGATCCGTGTCGACGGCCGACCGATCACCGAGGCGGCCCTCGTCGAGTTCGTCGAGCGAGTCAGACCACACGTGGTCGAGCGGGCCGCCGAGGGCGAGGCCCCTACCTTCTTCGAGACCATGACCGCGATGGCGCTCTGGGAGTTCGGCCGCCGCGACGTCGACGTCGCGGTCCTCGAGGTCGGCATCGGCGGACGCTACGACGCCACCAGCGTGGTCGACCCGGTCGCGAGCGCGGTCACGAGCGTCACCCTCGAGCACACCGGAATCCTCGGTGACTCGATCGAGGAGATCGCCCGCGATAAGGCCCACGTCGCGCCCGCCGGGGCCCCGCTGGTCACCGCGGCGACCGGCAACGCGCTGGCGGCCGTCGAGGAACAGGTTGGCGACACCCTCGTCGTCGGCGAGGACGGGGAGAACGACGTGCAGGTGCGATATCAGGGGCGAACCGACGGCACCGAGGCGGCGGTCTCGCTCGACGGTCCCGACTGGTCGGTCGAGACGCGACTGGCGCTTCTGGGCGAGTACCAGGCGCGAAACGCGGGGGTCGCGGCGGCGCTCGCCCGCCAGGTGACGTCGGTCTCGGAGGCGGAACTCGCCCGCGGATTGAGAAACGCCCACTGGCCAGGCCGGTTCGAGGTAATGGGTAGCGAGCCGCTGGTGGTGCTCGACGGCGCGCACAACCCCGGGGCGTGCGAGGAGGTGGCGACGACCCTCTCGGAGTTCGAGTACGACGACCTGCACCTCGTGATCGGCGCGATGCACGAGAAGGACCACCGCGGGATGGCGGAGGCGCTCCCCCACCCCGACCGGGTCGTTGCGACCCAGCCCGATCTCGACCGCGCGGAGGATCGCGCGGTGCTCGCGACCGTCTACGAACGCCGCGCCGACGACGTGACGACGCGCGCCTCGGTGGCGGGGGCGCTCGAACGCGCGCTGGCGGAGGCCGGCCCTGCCGACTGCGTGCTCGTCACCGGTTCGCTGTTCACGGTGGCCGAGGCCCGCGAACGCTGGACGCGCACGGTCGTCCCGAAGCGCGTCCGCGATCTGTCGGACGCCCGTGAAGTGCTCGAGGGGAGTCACGTCACCGGACCCGGCGTCTGGCGGATGCGCGGGAAGGCGGTCCACCGCGTGGTGAGGACCCGCGTCCAGCGCCGCCAGGCCCAGTATCTGAAGGAGGAACTGCTCTCGCTCGGCGGCGAGTGTGCGACGGCGGGGCTCAACGAGCAGGACGAGGAGCGGATCGACGTCGTCCTGATGGGGACGCTCGCACAGTTCAAGCGCCTGATCGAGAAGCTCGAGGAGCAGCCCTACGGCCTGCCCGTGGTCGCCAGCGAGCTTCGAGGACGACTCGGGATCGGCGTCGAGACCTCCTCCCGCGGCTATCCCTGGGAGGACCACACCGCGGTGATGGGCATCCTCAACGTCACCCCCGACAGCTTCCACGACGGCGGCCGGTACGAGGCGCTCGAGGACGCCGTCGCCCGGGCCGAGCGGATGGTCGAGGACGGCGTCGACGTCATCGACGTCGGTGGCGAGAGCACCCGTCCCGGTGCGGAGCCCGTCCCGACCGACGAGGAGATCGACCGCGTCGTCCCCGTGATCGAGCGGATCGCGGGACTGGACGCGATGGTCTCGATCGACACCCGTAAGGCCTCGGTTGCCCGTGCGGCCCTGGAGGCCGGCGCGGACGTGATCAACGACGTGAGCGGGCTCGAGGATCCGGGGATGCGCTTCGTCGCCGCGGAACACGACGTCCCGCTGGTGGTGATGCACAGCCTCGACGCGCCCGTCGATCCCGGCCGCGAGGTCGAGTACGACGACGTCGTCGAGGACGTGATCCGCGACCTCGAGGAACGGGTGTTGCTCGCGGAGAAGGCGGGGCTCGATCGCGAGCAGATCGTCGTCGATCCCGGCCTCGGCTTCGGGAAGACCCGAACGGAGAGCTTCGAACTGTTGGGACGGGCCGACGAGCTCCAGGCGCTCGGCTGTCCCGTGCTGATCGGCCACTCCCATAAGTCGATGTTCGAGCGGGTCGAGCGCGACGCCGGGAACCGGACCGCGGCAACGGTTGCCGGGACGACGATCGCGACCGAACGGGGCGCGGACGTCGTTCGGGTCCACGACGTCGCCGAGAACGTCGCGGCCGTGCGAGCGGCCGAGATCGCCGACGACGGATGA
- a CDS encoding sulfurtransferase: MSEADYAKDVVVSADWVEDHLDEFQSDDPDYRLLEVNNPTVTADSEYTSYEEGHAPGAVFLDWEEDFTDQTTRDILSKDQFEETMGEAGITEDTTVVFYGGGRVPNWFALFAYWQFKYYGHEDARVLNGGKEYWVSNDYPLTDEVPDFSPQEYNARGPFESIRAYRDDIETAIEQGLPLVDVRSPEEFTGEILAPEGLQETAQRGGHVPGASNVPVPTILNDDGTFKSADELREIYAEHDIDGSESTIAYCRVGERSSIEWFALRELLGFEDVRNYDGSWTEWGSMIRTPIETGEEQ; the protein is encoded by the coding sequence ATGTCAGAAGCTGACTATGCCAAAGACGTCGTCGTGAGCGCCGATTGGGTAGAGGATCACCTGGACGAGTTCCAGAGCGACGATCCCGACTACCGACTGCTCGAGGTGAACAATCCAACCGTGACCGCCGACTCGGAGTACACCTCCTACGAGGAGGGCCACGCCCCCGGCGCCGTCTTCCTCGACTGGGAGGAGGACTTCACCGACCAGACGACCCGCGACATCCTCTCGAAGGACCAGTTCGAGGAGACGATGGGTGAGGCGGGCATCACCGAGGACACCACCGTGGTGTTCTACGGCGGCGGGCGCGTCCCCAACTGGTTCGCGCTGTTCGCCTACTGGCAGTTCAAGTACTACGGCCACGAGGACGCTCGCGTGCTCAACGGCGGGAAGGAGTACTGGGTGAGCAACGACTACCCGCTGACCGACGAGGTACCCGACTTCAGCCCGCAGGAGTACAACGCCCGCGGCCCGTTCGAGTCGATCCGCGCGTACAGGGACGACATCGAGACGGCGATCGAGCAGGGCCTGCCGCTCGTCGACGTCCGTTCGCCCGAGGAGTTCACCGGCGAGATTCTCGCACCGGAAGGGCTGCAGGAGACTGCCCAGCGCGGCGGGCACGTCCCCGGCGCCTCGAACGTTCCCGTCCCGACGATCCTGAACGACGACGGCACGTTCAAGAGCGCCGACGAACTGCGCGAGATCTACGCCGAGCACGACATCGACGGCTCGGAGTCCACCATCGCCTACTGCCGCGTCGGCGAACGCTCCTCGATCGAGTGGTTCGCGCTGCGCGAACTGCTGGGCTTCGAGGACGTCCGCAACTACGACGGCTCGTGGACCGAGTGGGGCAGCATGATTCGCACCCCGATCGAGACCGGCGAGGAGCAGTAA
- a CDS encoding class I SAM-dependent methyltransferase encodes MDRVLHDHPAVYDALYARKPYGEEVAFVLERVPMAERALVVGCGTGEHTRQLEEAGVDAVGVDPSAAMVRRAREKSDAEFLVGSLPELPVSGRFDLVMVPFTLVNCLEPEELAPALSALADRVAEGGVLVLDTDEFPEMEAPTLRTASGPEGDCARLLQCRRLEDRRVCMDALVFDGSSWFVDRHLLTAFDDETVALSLAERGFVVKRLDWDADETAMADRSVFVAKRA; translated from the coding sequence ATGGATCGGGTGCTCCACGACCACCCCGCGGTTTACGACGCGCTGTACGCTCGCAAACCGTACGGCGAGGAGGTGGCGTTCGTGCTCGAACGGGTGCCGATGGCGGAGCGAGCGCTGGTCGTCGGCTGTGGCACCGGCGAGCACACGAGGCAGCTCGAGGAGGCGGGGGTCGACGCCGTCGGCGTCGATCCCAGCGCCGCGATGGTCCGGCGGGCGCGGGAGAAGTCCGACGCCGAGTTCCTCGTCGGCTCGCTGCCAGAGCTACCCGTGAGCGGCCGGTTCGATCTCGTCATGGTGCCCTTCACGCTGGTGAACTGCCTCGAGCCCGAGGAGCTCGCACCGGCGCTGTCGGCGCTGGCCGACCGGGTGGCCGAGGGCGGCGTCCTCGTCCTGGACACGGACGAGTTCCCCGAGATGGAGGCCCCGACGCTCCGGACCGCGAGCGGTCCCGAAGGCGACTGCGCGCGGCTCCTCCAGTGTCGTCGCCTCGAGGACCGTCGGGTGTGCATGGACGCGCTCGTCTTCGACGGCTCGTCGTGGTTCGTCGACCGACACCTGCTTACGGCGTTCGACGACGAGACGGTCGCGCTCTCGCTCGCGGAACGCGGGTTCGTCGTCAAACGACTCGACTGGGACGCCGACGAAACGGCGATGGCCGACCGTTCAGTGTTCGTCGCGAAACGAGCGTGA
- a CDS encoding S9 family peptidase, which translates to MASAVIRRHVTYEFERYLSVRSAYGASFGPEGERLSFLMDTTGVPQVWTLDSPLAWPDQHTFYDERVTFASFSPERPELVFGMDEGGNERQQLFRLDVEDGTITPLTDAPEAKHRWGGWSSDGERFAFASNRRDESVFDVYVQGRDDEEAERVLEGDGWLEVGGWSPDDSRLIVTEASSSFDQDVYVLEIESGELTHLTPHEGNVRFRSTNWGPDGRGIYLVTDRDADTLYLARLDAETGEIDVVEEGSDERSSSDSRASPGDGEWNVDGVRLDEESGRVVYSRNVDGYTELTSGELAGETTIHEFSAPDLPEGVAGGVSFDPDGERFAVSATGDVENTNVYVVETETGQTERWTNAATGGIPRERFSGSELVRFESFDGLEVPAYLSIPAGASEENDETPAIVDIHGGPESQRRPSFHPVKQYFLDRGYAYFEPNVRGSSGYGREYTHLDDVEKRMDSVADIEAGVEWLHDHPLVDDDRIVAMGGSYGGFMVLAAMTEYPELWAAGIDVVGIANFVTFLENTGDWRRELREAEYGSLEEDREFLESISPINTVDRIEAPLFVLHGANDPRVPVGEAEQIADRAAEHVPVETLIFEDEGHGFTKLENRIEAYTRIADFLDRHV; encoded by the coding sequence ATGGCGTCCGCCGTGATACGCCGGCACGTGACATACGAGTTCGAACGGTATCTCAGCGTCCGCAGCGCCTACGGTGCCTCCTTCGGCCCCGAGGGCGAACGACTCTCCTTCCTGATGGACACCACGGGCGTCCCACAGGTGTGGACGCTCGACTCCCCGCTCGCGTGGCCCGACCAGCATACCTTCTACGACGAGCGAGTGACCTTCGCCTCCTTCTCACCCGAGCGCCCGGAACTCGTCTTCGGGATGGACGAGGGCGGCAACGAGCGCCAGCAGCTCTTCCGACTCGACGTCGAGGACGGGACGATCACGCCATTGACGGACGCTCCGGAAGCCAAGCATCGCTGGGGCGGCTGGTCGTCGGACGGCGAGCGCTTCGCCTTCGCCTCGAACCGCCGCGACGAGTCGGTCTTCGACGTCTACGTCCAGGGCCGCGACGACGAAGAGGCCGAACGCGTTCTCGAGGGCGACGGCTGGCTCGAGGTCGGCGGATGGAGCCCGGACGACTCGCGGCTGATCGTCACCGAGGCCTCCTCGAGCTTCGATCAGGACGTCTACGTCCTCGAGATCGAGTCGGGGGAGCTGACCCACCTCACGCCGCACGAGGGCAACGTCCGCTTTCGGAGCACGAACTGGGGCCCCGACGGCAGGGGGATCTATCTCGTCACCGATCGGGACGCGGACACGCTGTATCTCGCCCGGCTCGACGCGGAGACGGGCGAGATCGACGTCGTCGAGGAGGGCAGCGACGAACGGAGTTCGTCCGACAGCCGGGCATCGCCCGGCGACGGCGAGTGGAACGTCGACGGGGTCCGCCTCGACGAGGAAAGTGGGAGGGTAGTCTACTCGCGGAACGTCGACGGTTACACCGAGCTCACCTCCGGCGAACTCGCCGGGGAGACGACGATCCACGAGTTCTCCGCGCCCGACCTCCCCGAGGGGGTCGCAGGCGGGGTGAGCTTCGATCCCGACGGCGAGCGCTTCGCCGTGAGCGCCACCGGCGACGTCGAGAACACGAACGTCTACGTCGTCGAGACGGAGACGGGCCAGACGGAGCGATGGACGAACGCGGCGACTGGTGGCATTCCCCGCGAGCGCTTCTCGGGCTCCGAACTCGTGCGCTTCGAGAGCTTCGATGGGCTCGAGGTTCCGGCCTACCTCTCGATTCCGGCGGGAGCAAGCGAGGAGAACGACGAGACGCCGGCCATCGTCGACATCCACGGCGGCCCCGAGAGCCAGCGCCGGCCCTCGTTTCATCCCGTAAAACAGTACTTCCTCGACCGGGGCTACGCCTACTTCGAGCCGAACGTCCGGGGTTCCTCAGGGTATGGCCGCGAGTACACCCACCTCGACGACGTCGAGAAGCGCATGGACAGCGTCGCCGATATCGAGGCGGGCGTCGAGTGGCTCCACGACCACCCCCTCGTCGACGACGACCGTATCGTCGCGATGGGCGGATCCTACGGCGGGTTCATGGTGCTCGCAGCAATGACGGAGTACCCCGAGCTGTGGGCCGCCGGGATCGACGTCGTCGGCATCGCGAACTTCGTGACGTTCCTCGAGAACACCGGCGACTGGCGCCGCGAGCTTCGCGAGGCCGAGTACGGTTCCCTGGAGGAGGACCGGGAGTTCCTCGAGTCGATCTCGCCGATCAACACCGTCGATCGCATCGAGGCGCCGCTGTTCGTCCTCCACGGCGCGAACGATCCCCGCGTTCCCGTAGGGGAGGCCGAACAGATCGCCGATCGGGCGGCAGAGCACGTCCCCGTCGAGACGCTGATCTTCGAGGACGAGGGCCACGGCTTCACCAAGCTCGAGAACAGGATAGAAGCGTACACCCGGATCGCAGACTTCCTCGATCGTCACGTCTGA
- a CDS encoding MaoC family dehydratase: MPNDDNGDGDDDGDRRLVSGWQGRYFEEFEVGDVYKHPYGRTVTETDNVWFTNLTMNVNPMHFNEPYAAGTEFGERLVDGTFVIALAVGMSVVDVSTNATANLGYDEIRHHAPVFHGDTIFAESEVIEKRESSSRDHVGIVTTELRAYNQNDELVLSLERTPMVLKREYAEPSAAKPPGWPEGVGTQPEEL, from the coding sequence ATGCCGAACGACGACAACGGCGACGGTGACGACGACGGCGACCGCAGACTCGTCTCGGGCTGGCAGGGTCGGTACTTCGAGGAGTTCGAGGTCGGCGACGTCTACAAACACCCGTACGGCCGGACGGTCACGGAGACGGACAACGTCTGGTTCACCAACCTGACGATGAACGTCAACCCGATGCACTTCAACGAGCCCTACGCTGCCGGGACGGAGTTCGGCGAGCGGCTCGTCGACGGGACTTTCGTCATCGCGCTCGCGGTGGGGATGAGCGTCGTCGACGTCTCGACGAACGCGACCGCGAACCTGGGCTACGACGAGATCCGACACCACGCGCCCGTCTTCCACGGCGATACGATCTTCGCCGAGAGCGAGGTGATAGAGAAGCGCGAGAGCAGCTCTCGGGACCACGTCGGCATCGTCACCACGGAGCTACGGGCGTACAACCAGAACGACGAACTGGTGCTCTCGCTCGAACGGACGCCGATGGTGCTGAAACGCGAGTACGCGGAACCCTCGGCGGCGAAGCCGCCGGGCTGGCCCGAGGGCGTGGGCACCCAGCCCGAGGAGCTCTGA
- a CDS encoding VOC family protein, protein MEPTGIDHFVLTVSDVERACEFYERVLDCEVVTFGEGRRALRFGDQKVNLHPDGWDHEPKAERPTPGSGDFCVLTETPIEAVERELRDASVEIVEGPVERTGARGPIESVYFRDPDGNLVEVARYRE, encoded by the coding sequence ATGGAGCCGACCGGCATCGACCACTTCGTGCTGACCGTCTCGGACGTCGAACGCGCCTGCGAGTTCTACGAGCGCGTCCTCGACTGCGAGGTCGTCACCTTCGGCGAGGGCCGGAGGGCGCTTCGCTTCGGCGACCAGAAGGTGAACCTGCATCCCGACGGCTGGGACCACGAACCGAAGGCGGAACGGCCGACCCCCGGATCGGGTGACTTCTGCGTGCTGACCGAGACGCCGATCGAGGCGGTGGAGCGCGAACTTCGCGACGCGAGCGTGGAGATCGTCGAGGGACCGGTCGAGAGGACCGGCGCCCGCGGACCGATCGAATCGGTCTACTTCCGGGACCCGGACGGGAACCTGGTGGAGGTCGCGAGATACCGCGAGTGA